A genomic region of Mesorhizobium sp. NZP2077 contains the following coding sequences:
- a CDS encoding VOC family protein produces MIKVRQLAHVCIFAHDLEATRSFYRHVLGLDTRFNFLRDDRIFGFYLDCGGRSHVEVFQKDATTYSELNQINHFCLEVEDIDAAIAHIKSKGIDVTAKKHACDDTFQAWIRDPNGVKIELFEHTAKSAQFSGGDRIADW; encoded by the coding sequence ATGATCAAGGTAAGGCAGCTCGCCCATGTCTGCATTTTCGCGCATGATCTGGAAGCGACGCGAAGCTTCTACCGTCACGTGCTCGGGCTGGACACACGGTTCAATTTTCTGCGCGATGACAGGATTTTTGGCTTCTACCTCGATTGTGGCGGCCGCAGCCATGTCGAGGTGTTCCAGAAGGACGCCACCACCTACAGCGAACTCAACCAGATCAACCATTTCTGCCTGGAAGTCGAAGACATCGACGCCGCGATCGCCCATATAAAGTCAAAGGGCATCGACGTGACCGCAAAGAAGCACGCCTGCGACGACACCTTTCAGGCCTGGATCCGCGATCCCAATGGCGTGAAGATCGAGTTGTTCGAACACACCGCAAAAAGCGCGCAGTTCAGCGGCGGGGACCGGATCGCCGACTGGTGA
- the trxA gene encoding thioredoxin, producing MGATVKVDKNNFQADVLNANVPVVVDFWAEWCGPCKMIAPALEDIATELGAKVKIAKLNIDENPELAAQFGVRSIPTLMIFKGGEVADMKVGAAPKTALSHWINGSLA from the coding sequence ATGGGTGCCACCGTCAAGGTCGACAAGAACAATTTCCAGGCCGACGTGCTCAACGCCAACGTACCGGTCGTGGTTGATTTCTGGGCTGAATGGTGCGGCCCGTGCAAGATGATCGCGCCGGCGCTTGAGGACATTGCCACCGAGCTCGGTGCCAAGGTCAAGATCGCCAAGCTCAACATCGACGAGAATCCCGAGCTTGCCGCCCAGTTCGGTGTGCGTTCGATCCCGACGCTGATGATCTTCAAGGGCGGCGAAGTGGCCGACATGAAGGTTGGTGCTGCGCCCAAGACCGCGCTGTCGCACTGGATCAACGGCAGCCTCGCCTGA
- the trpA gene encoding tryptophan synthase subunit alpha: MTTRIDRRMAKLKTEGRPALVTYFMGGDPDYDTSLSIMKALPPAGADIIELGMPFSDPMADGPAIQAAGLRALKGGQTLVKTLKMAAEFRTSDDETPIVLMGYYNPIYIYGVDRFLKDAIASGIDGLIVVDLPPEMDEELCIPALKAGINFIRLATPTTDDKRLPKVLQNTSGFVYYVSMTGITGSALADTGKVAAAVKRIKGHTDLPVCVGFGVKTAEQARVIGANADGVVVGTAIVNAVANVLGPKGEKTADPAEAVATLVSGLAQGVRSARLAAAE, encoded by the coding sequence ATGACCACCCGCATCGACCGCCGCATGGCGAAGCTCAAGACCGAAGGCCGCCCGGCGCTCGTCACCTATTTCATGGGCGGCGACCCCGACTATGACACCTCGCTGTCGATCATGAAGGCGCTGCCCCCGGCCGGCGCCGACATCATCGAACTCGGCATGCCGTTCTCCGACCCGATGGCTGACGGCCCTGCGATCCAGGCCGCCGGCCTGCGCGCGTTGAAAGGCGGCCAGACGCTGGTCAAGACGCTGAAGATGGCGGCCGAATTCCGGACCAGTGACGATGAAACCCCGATCGTGCTGATGGGCTATTACAACCCGATCTACATCTACGGCGTCGACCGCTTTCTCAAGGACGCCATTGCCAGCGGCATCGATGGCCTGATCGTCGTCGACCTGCCGCCGGAAATGGACGAGGAACTCTGCATTCCGGCGCTGAAGGCCGGCATCAACTTCATTCGCCTGGCGACGCCGACCACCGACGACAAGCGACTGCCCAAGGTGCTGCAGAACACGTCGGGCTTTGTCTACTACGTGTCGATGACCGGCATCACCGGCTCGGCACTGGCTGACACCGGCAAGGTGGCGGCGGCGGTGAAGCGCATCAAGGGCCACACCGACCTGCCGGTCTGCGTCGGCTTCGGCGTCAAGACCGCCGAGCAGGCGCGTGTCATCGGCGCCAATGCCGATGGCGTCGTCGTCGGCACCGCGATCGTCAATGCGGTCGCCAATGTGCTGGGGCCGAAGGGCGAAAAGACCGCCGACCCGGCCGAGGCCGTGGCCACGCTGGTCAGTGGCCTGGCGCAAGGCGTGCGTTCGGCCCGCCTTGCTGCCGCCGAATAG
- a CDS encoding folylpolyglutamate synthase/dihydrofolate synthase family protein, with the protein MTTLEADREIEALMALHPKGFDLSLDRITRLLERLGNPQDLLPPVIHIAGTNGKGSCAAFSRALLEASGHLVHLHTSPHLVNWHERYRLAAEGGGRLVDDKVFAEAIARVAKANGGQKITVFEILTAVTFILFSEHPAAAAIIEVGLGGRLDATNVIARPAVSVIMPVSLDHEAYLGDRVELIAVEKAGIMKRGCPVVIGAQESETALQALIETAERLECPTFVYGQDFVAFEENGRMVYQDEDGLMDLPPPRLPGRHQFANAAAAIAAVKAAGFEISHRAAEKAMTNVAWPGRMQKLSQGRLVELAPKGADIWLDGGHNPGAGVVIAEALAEQEEKNPRPLFLISGMINTKDQTGYFRAFKGLARHVYTVPVSMSEAGVPNDELAIRATEAGLTAEPVSSVASALMLLRDTWDGPPPRILISGSLYFAGAVLAENGTPPT; encoded by the coding sequence ATGACGACGCTCGAAGCCGACCGCGAAATAGAAGCCCTGATGGCGCTTCATCCGAAGGGTTTCGACCTTTCGCTCGACCGCATCACGCGGCTTCTGGAGCGGCTCGGCAATCCACAGGACTTGCTGCCGCCTGTCATCCACATCGCCGGCACCAATGGCAAGGGCTCCTGCGCCGCCTTTTCGCGCGCCCTGCTCGAAGCCTCCGGCCACCTTGTCCACCTGCACACCTCGCCGCATCTGGTGAACTGGCATGAGCGCTACCGGCTGGCGGCCGAGGGCGGCGGCAGGCTGGTCGACGACAAGGTGTTCGCCGAGGCCATCGCTCGCGTCGCCAAGGCCAATGGCGGTCAGAAGATCACCGTCTTCGAGATACTCACCGCGGTCACATTCATTCTGTTTTCCGAACATCCGGCCGCGGCCGCGATCATCGAGGTCGGCCTCGGTGGTCGTCTCGACGCCACCAATGTCATCGCGCGGCCTGCGGTGTCGGTGATCATGCCGGTCTCGCTCGACCACGAAGCCTATCTCGGCGACCGCGTCGAACTGATCGCCGTCGAAAAGGCCGGCATCATGAAGCGCGGCTGTCCAGTGGTGATCGGCGCCCAGGAAAGCGAGACGGCGCTGCAGGCGCTGATCGAAACCGCCGAGCGGCTGGAGTGCCCGACCTTCGTCTACGGCCAGGATTTCGTCGCCTTCGAGGAAAACGGCCGCATGGTCTACCAGGACGAGGACGGCTTGATGGACCTGCCGCCGCCGCGCCTGCCCGGACGCCACCAGTTCGCTAATGCCGCTGCGGCGATCGCCGCCGTCAAGGCTGCCGGCTTCGAGATCAGCCATCGCGCCGCCGAGAAGGCAATGACCAATGTCGCCTGGCCCGGTCGCATGCAGAAGCTGTCACAAGGCAGGCTGGTGGAGCTGGCGCCGAAGGGCGCCGACATCTGGCTCGACGGTGGCCACAACCCGGGCGCCGGCGTGGTCATTGCGGAGGCGTTGGCCGAGCAGGAGGAGAAGAACCCGCGTCCGCTGTTTCTCATCTCCGGCATGATCAACACCAAGGACCAGACCGGCTATTTCCGCGCCTTCAAGGGCCTCGCCCGGCATGTCTACACGGTGCCGGTGAGCATGAGCGAGGCCGGAGTGCCGAACGACGAACTGGCGATCCGCGCCACGGAGGCCGGGCTAACGGCCGAACCGGTGAGTTCCGTCGCCAGCGCGCTGATGCTGCTGCGCGACACCTGGGACGGTCCGCCGCCGCGCATCCTGATCAGCGGATCGCTCTATTTCGCCGGTGCGGTGCTGGCCGAGAACGGCACGCCGCCGACCTGA
- the trpB gene encoding tryptophan synthase subunit beta: MNKPATPNSFRTGPDEQGMFGIFGGRFVAETLMPLILDLERNWNEVKNDPDFRAELTDLSTHYAGRPSKLYFAEGLTKHLREVSSAKGLGGGAKVYFKREDLNHTGSHKINNCLGQILLAKRMGKKRIIAETGAGQHGVASATVAARFGFPCVVYMGATDVARQSPNVFRMKLLGAEVRPVTAGHGTLKDAMNEALRDWVTNVEDTYYLIGTAAGPHPYPELVRDFQSVIGTEARAQILEQEGRLPDTIIAAVGGGSNAIGLFHPFLDDKEVKIIGIEAGGRGLDGIEHCASMNAGAPGVLHGNRTYLLQNADGQIMDGHSISAGLDYPGVGPEHSWLRDSGRVEYVPILDDEALEAFKLTTRVEGIIPALESAHAIAHAVKIVPEMDKDQIVIVNLSGRGDKDVHTVASMLGMEI; the protein is encoded by the coding sequence ATGAACAAGCCGGCGACACCCAATTCCTTCCGCACCGGACCCGACGAGCAGGGCATGTTCGGCATTTTTGGCGGCCGGTTCGTCGCCGAAACGCTGATGCCGTTGATCCTCGATCTCGAGCGGAACTGGAACGAGGTCAAGAACGATCCGGATTTCAGGGCTGAGCTGACCGATCTTTCGACCCACTATGCCGGTCGGCCGTCCAAGCTCTATTTCGCCGAAGGCCTGACCAAGCATCTTCGTGAGGTTTCCTCGGCGAAGGGCCTCGGCGGCGGCGCAAAAGTCTATTTCAAGCGAGAGGACCTGAATCACACCGGTTCGCACAAGATCAACAACTGCCTTGGCCAGATCCTACTCGCCAAGCGCATGGGCAAGAAGCGCATCATCGCCGAGACCGGCGCCGGCCAGCATGGCGTGGCATCCGCCACCGTCGCCGCCCGCTTCGGTTTTCCCTGCGTCGTCTATATGGGCGCCACCGACGTTGCCCGCCAAAGCCCGAACGTCTTCCGCATGAAGCTGCTCGGCGCCGAAGTGCGGCCGGTCACAGCGGGCCACGGCACGCTCAAGGATGCCATGAACGAGGCATTGCGCGACTGGGTGACCAATGTCGAGGACACCTATTATTTGATCGGCACCGCCGCCGGCCCGCACCCCTATCCGGAGCTGGTGCGCGACTTCCAGTCGGTCATCGGCACCGAGGCGCGCGCGCAGATCCTAGAACAGGAAGGCCGGCTGCCCGACACCATCATCGCCGCTGTCGGCGGCGGCTCGAATGCCATCGGCCTGTTCCACCCCTTCCTTGACGACAAGGAGGTCAAGATCATAGGCATCGAGGCCGGCGGGCGCGGTCTTGACGGCATCGAGCATTGCGCCTCGATGAACGCCGGCGCGCCGGGCGTGCTGCACGGCAACCGCACCTACCTGCTGCAGAATGCCGACGGCCAGATCATGGACGGCCATTCGATCTCGGCCGGTCTCGACTATCCCGGCGTCGGCCCGGAGCATTCCTGGCTGCGCGATTCCGGCCGCGTCGAATATGTGCCGATCCTCGACGACGAGGCGCTGGAGGCTTTCAAGCTGACGACGCGCGTCGAGGGCATCATCCCGGCGCTGGAATCCGCGCACGCCATCGCGCATGCGGTGAAGATCGTCCCTGAAATGGACAAGGACCAGATCGTCATCGTCAACCTGTCGGGTCGTGGCGACAAGGACGTGCACACGGTGGCCTCGATGCTGGGCATGGAGATCTAG
- a CDS encoding type II toxin-antitoxin system VapB family antitoxin yields MAEPQLSVRSAKARDLAHRLARRENRSIADVVERALESYEIREAGREPASTFYASLTASSGVDIDLEKVIREGREVHPGVEL; encoded by the coding sequence ATGGCCGAACCACAGCTCTCAGTCCGCAGCGCAAAGGCACGCGACCTGGCTCACAGGCTTGCTCGTCGTGAAAACCGTTCGATAGCCGACGTGGTCGAACGCGCGCTTGAATCCTACGAGATTCGTGAAGCTGGGCGCGAACCCGCTTCCACCTTCTATGCCAGCCTGACCGCAAGCAGTGGCGTCGACATCGATCTGGAGAAAGTTATTCGCGAAGGTCGCGAGGTTCATCCAGGAGTTGAGCTTTGA
- a CDS encoding type II toxin-antitoxin system VapC family toxin produces MIFVDTNVISESLKKAPNSGVLAWLVRNDAELALPTVTIAEIAFGIQKIRPDERADRLEQGLSRWRHRFAGRIFGLTEEAALAYGEIMGAATRQGRGMSAPDGMIAAIARVNGGRLATRNLNDFGTTSLDLISPWDF; encoded by the coding sequence TTGATTTTCGTCGATACCAACGTGATTTCGGAGTCTTTGAAGAAGGCGCCAAACTCGGGGGTGCTGGCATGGCTTGTCCGTAATGACGCCGAATTGGCCCTTCCCACAGTGACGATCGCTGAAATCGCCTTCGGTATTCAAAAGATACGACCTGATGAGCGTGCCGATCGGCTGGAACAGGGACTTTCCCGATGGCGCCATCGATTTGCCGGCCGGATTTTCGGACTGACGGAAGAGGCCGCGTTGGCTTACGGCGAGATCATGGGGGCCGCGACACGCCAAGGTCGCGGCATGTCGGCTCCCGATGGCATGATTGCTGCGATAGCGCGCGTGAATGGAGGCCGGCTGGCAACCCGCAATCTCAACGACTTTGGCACCACCAGCCTGGACCTAATCTCACCATGGGATTTCTGA
- a CDS encoding cupin domain-containing protein: MTGSAKATVFIDNERVIVTEYRFQPGENTGWHRHGHDYVVVPLMDGKLKLVTKDGETFAEMKKGAPYFRKEGVEHDVISANEGEYAFIEIELK; the protein is encoded by the coding sequence ATGACCGGATCTGCCAAGGCCACCGTCTTCATCGACAATGAGCGCGTCATCGTCACCGAATACCGCTTCCAGCCGGGCGAAAACACTGGCTGGCATCGCCATGGTCACGACTATGTCGTGGTGCCGCTGATGGACGGCAAGCTGAAGCTGGTGACCAAGGACGGCGAAACCTTCGCCGAGATGAAGAAAGGCGCGCCCTATTTCCGCAAGGAGGGCGTCGAACACGACGTCATCAGCGCCAATGAGGGCGAATATGCTTTTATCGAGATCGAGCTGAAGTAA
- a CDS encoding phosphoribosylanthranilate isomerase: MALDIKICGLKTDQAMAAALAGGASHVGFIFFAKSPRFVEPVEAGRLREAARGKALAVAVTVDASDAFLDEIVEKMQPDMLQLHGSETPERVAELKARYGLPVMKALPLSEVADLDRIKPFIGVADRLLFDAKPPKGSVLPGGNGVAFDWRILAGLDAGVDYMLSGGLNAANIGDALRLANPPGIDISSGVERAPGVKDPALIEQFFRAVRAARDDRAA; encoded by the coding sequence ATGGCGCTCGATATAAAAATCTGTGGCTTGAAGACCGACCAGGCAATGGCCGCGGCACTGGCCGGCGGCGCCAGCCATGTCGGCTTTATTTTCTTTGCCAAGAGCCCACGCTTCGTCGAGCCGGTGGAAGCCGGGCGTCTGCGCGAAGCGGCGCGCGGCAAGGCCTTGGCGGTCGCCGTCACGGTCGACGCCAGCGACGCCTTCCTCGATGAGATCGTCGAAAAGATGCAGCCCGACATGCTGCAACTCCACGGCTCGGAAACGCCCGAGCGGGTGGCCGAACTGAAAGCCCGCTATGGACTGCCGGTGATGAAGGCGCTGCCGCTCAGCGAGGTCGCCGATCTCGACCGTATCAAGCCATTCATCGGCGTCGCCGACCGGCTCCTGTTCGACGCCAAGCCGCCAAAGGGCTCCGTATTGCCAGGCGGCAATGGCGTCGCCTTCGACTGGCGCATCCTTGCCGGCCTTGACGCCGGCGTCGATTACATGCTTTCCGGTGGGCTCAACGCCGCCAACATCGGCGATGCCCTTCGGCTTGCCAATCCGCCCGGAATAGACATTTCCTCGGGCGTGGAAAGAGCCCCGGGCGTCAAGGATCCGGCGCTGATCGAACAGTTTTTCCGGGCCGTCCGGGCCGCGCGCGACGACCGCGCCGCCTGA
- the accD gene encoding acetyl-CoA carboxylase, carboxyltransferase subunit beta translates to MNWITNYVRPKINSMLGRRTDMPENLWIKDPETGEMVFHKDLESNQFVIPSSGHHMKISAKERLKFFFDDGKYEQLDNPKVVQDPLKFRDEKRYVDRLKDAKAKTGLEDAIINALGTVEGLPVVVTVQDFAFMGGSLGMAAGDAIVHGFEVALQRKRPLILFAASGGARMQEGILSLMQLPRTTVGVDRLKEAGLPYIVVLTNPTTGGVTASYAMLGDVHIAEPGALIGFAGPRVIEQTIREKLPDGFQRSEYLMEHGMVDMVVSRLELRETIARLLKMLLKMPVEQKPLEPEILPPAVIAAEARPQA, encoded by the coding sequence ATGAACTGGATCACCAATTACGTTCGCCCGAAGATCAATTCGATGCTCGGCCGGCGCACCGACATGCCCGAGAATCTCTGGATCAAGGATCCTGAGACCGGCGAGATGGTGTTCCACAAGGATCTGGAATCCAACCAGTTCGTCATCCCGTCTTCGGGCCATCACATGAAAATCTCGGCCAAGGAGCGGCTGAAATTCTTCTTCGACGACGGCAAGTACGAGCAGCTCGACAACCCCAAGGTGGTTCAGGATCCGCTGAAATTCCGCGATGAGAAGCGCTATGTCGACCGGCTGAAGGACGCCAAGGCGAAGACCGGCCTCGAAGACGCCATCATCAACGCGCTGGGCACCGTCGAGGGCCTGCCGGTGGTGGTGACGGTGCAGGATTTCGCCTTCATGGGCGGCTCGCTCGGCATGGCCGCGGGTGACGCCATCGTCCACGGTTTCGAAGTCGCCTTGCAGCGCAAGCGGCCGCTGATCCTGTTTGCCGCCTCCGGTGGCGCCCGCATGCAGGAAGGTATTTTGTCCCTCATGCAACTGCCGCGCACCACGGTCGGCGTCGACCGGCTGAAGGAAGCCGGCCTTCCCTACATCGTCGTGCTGACCAACCCGACCACCGGCGGCGTTACTGCCTCCTACGCCATGCTGGGCGACGTGCACATCGCCGAGCCCGGCGCGCTGATCGGTTTTGCCGGGCCGCGCGTCATCGAACAGACCATCCGCGAAAAGCTGCCGGACGGCTTCCAGCGCTCCGAATATCTGATGGAGCACGGCATGGTCGACATGGTGGTCTCGCGGCTTGAGCTGCGCGAAACGATCGCACGGCTGTTGAAGATGCTGCTCAAGATGCCGGTCGAGCAAAAGCCGCTGGAGCCGGAAATCCTGCCGCCGGCGGTGATCGCCGCCGAAGCCCGGCCGCAGGCCTGA